One segment of Nothobranchius furzeri strain GRZ-AD chromosome 13, NfurGRZ-RIMD1, whole genome shotgun sequence DNA contains the following:
- the lrrc75a gene encoding leucine-rich repeat-containing protein 75A isoform X2, with protein MESTSLDDVLYRYASFRNLVDPITHDLIISLARYVHCPKTEGDSLGAMEKVCRQLTYHLSPHSQWRRRSLLKRKPQACVKAVLTDPLSTGALDLSGIPLTIRDMERLCAHLQRHASTVVSLELGFTELTDEAFLQLLPTLASLPHLETLALNGNRLTRAILKELTDALKDPNSFPSVTWIDLGNNVDIFSLPQPFLVSLRKRCPKQGNLPTILEFGESQASDPPERLKGVGDEEETDDTNRTESMGELRSEVEEMDGETEIEEMMEELLDFDREAQGKEYDEESMWTIGDHRRVARRSRKRRCGEEEEKEKEAWNSEIQKERRAAVVVDEDDTQSHSSLLSCSSQSQHSSRAVEPMRELEEDLRGQSDPFT; from the exons ATGGAGTCAACGTCTCTGGATGATGTCTTGTATCGCTATGCCAGCTTTCGAAACCTGGTTGatcccatcacacatgacctgatCATCAGCCTGGCGCGATACGTCCACTGCCCCAAGACG GAGGGCGATTCCCTTGGGGCGATGGAGAAGGTTTGTCGTCAGCTGACCTACCATCTCAGCCCCCACTCTCAGTGGAGGAGACGGAGCCTGCTCAAAAGGAAACCTCAGGCCTG TGTGAAGGCAGTGCTGACGGACCCGCTGTCCACCGGGGCGCTGGATCTCTCGGGGATTCCTCTGACCATTCGAGACATGGAGCGTCTGTGTGCACACCTGCAGCGCCATGCGTCCACCGTAGTCAGCTTGGAGCTGGGCTTCACTGAGCTGACAGATGAGGCATTCCTCCAGCTCCTCCCCACGCTGGCTTCACTGCCACACCTGGAGACCCTGGCTCTGAATGGAAACAGGCTGACCAGAGCCATTCTGAAGGAGCTCACGGATGCCCTAAAG GATCCAAACAGTTTCCCGAGTGTGACTTGGATCGACTTGGGGAATAACGTGGACATTTTCTCACTGCCGCAGCCTTTCCTGGTCAGCCTGAGGAAACGATGTCCCAAGCAGGGCAACTTACCAACCATCTTAGAGTTCGGAGAGAGCCAGGCCAGCGATCCCCCGGAAAGACTAAAGGGTGTTGGGGACGAGGAGGAGACGGATGATACCAACCGCACTGAAAGTATGGGTGAGCTCCGGTCAGAGGTGGAGGAGATGGATGGAGAGACGGAGATTGAGGAGATGATGGAAGAACTGCTGGACTTTGACAGGGAGGCGCAAGGAAAGGAGTATGACGAGGAGAGCATGTGGACCATAGGAGATCATAGGAGagtagcaaggaggagcaggaaacgaaggtgcggggaggaagaagaaaaggaGAAGGAGGCATGGAACAGTGAGATTCAGAAGGAACGCAGGGCCGCAGTGGTGGTGGATGAGGATGACACACAGAGCCACTCATCCCTCCTGTCTTGCTCCAGCCAATCACAACACTCCTCTAGAGCAGTGGAGCCAATGAGGGAGTTGGAGGAGGACCTGCGAGGCCAATCAGACCCTTTCACTTGA